In Halorientalis sp. LT38, a genomic segment contains:
- a CDS encoding ABC transporter permease subunit: protein MSLQSVVGKDVTSVRRSRALWGVATVLALLAALVVYSKVGFGVAPQREAQDAYGLLVGVIGVLLPAVALVASYMSIAGERESGGIKFLLAFPNTRRDVFVGKLLSRLAVVTVGLGFMFLAATSIIAAKYGTVPLGVAIGVFAVSLLYCWVFVGLAVAFSASVASRSQAVAAAVGSYFILVILNTIFGFSRVVSLVHDTVLGMEPNPHLYDAVDYLSPYTAYQKAIHLVLPEEIQRPVFRRSLEASSDLPTYLTDEFALVVFAAWLAIPLFLGYVRFERSDLQ, encoded by the coding sequence GTGAGCCTCCAGAGCGTCGTCGGGAAGGACGTCACGAGCGTCCGGCGCTCTCGTGCCCTCTGGGGCGTCGCGACGGTCCTCGCGCTGCTCGCGGCGCTGGTGGTGTACTCGAAGGTCGGCTTCGGCGTCGCCCCTCAGCGCGAGGCACAGGACGCCTACGGGCTGCTAGTCGGCGTGATCGGCGTCCTGTTGCCAGCGGTCGCACTGGTCGCCAGCTACATGTCGATCGCCGGCGAGCGCGAGAGCGGCGGGATCAAGTTCCTCCTCGCCTTTCCGAACACCCGCCGGGACGTCTTCGTCGGGAAACTGCTTAGCCGTCTGGCCGTGGTCACGGTCGGCCTCGGGTTCATGTTCCTGGCCGCGACGAGTATCATCGCCGCCAAGTACGGCACCGTCCCGCTCGGCGTCGCGATCGGCGTGTTCGCCGTCTCGCTGCTCTACTGCTGGGTGTTCGTCGGGCTCGCGGTGGCCTTCTCCGCGTCGGTGGCGAGCCGGAGCCAGGCCGTCGCGGCGGCCGTCGGGTCCTACTTCATCTTGGTGATCCTCAACACAATCTTCGGGTTCTCCCGGGTGGTCAGCCTGGTCCACGATACGGTGCTGGGGATGGAGCCGAACCCGCACCTCTACGACGCCGTCGATTACCTCAGTCCCTACACCGCCTACCAGAAGGCGATCCATCTCGTGCTCCCCGAGGAGATCCAGCGACCGGTGTTCAGACGCAGCCTGGAGGCGTCGAGCGACCTGCCGACGTACCTCACCGACGAGTTCGCGCTCGTCGTCTTCGCCGCGTGGCTGGCGATTCCGCTTTTCCTGGGCTACGTCCGCTTCGAGCGGAGTGATCTGCAGTGA
- a CDS encoding ABC transporter ATP-binding protein, which produces MTVIETDGLTKRFGDVDAVVDLDLSVGEGEVFGFLGPNGAGKSTTINLLLDYIRPTSGRVEVFGIDAQEHPARIRERVGVLPEGYGFNDPLTGREYLEWAIRTKDAADDPDEKLDLVSLTDDADRLAKSYSKGMQQRLAFAMALVGDPDLLLLDEPSTGLDPNGVQDMREIVREQAAAGTTVFFSSHHLAEVEAVCDRVGVMNEGELVALDSIEGLRRDAGGHATIDLECAEPPTDLGVETLDGVVDVTVEDHRLRVTCADPARKVDVVTHVADRAEVVDVLSSTVSLETLFNELTNGGRGEDEAAAEVVQ; this is translated from the coding sequence GTGACGGTGATCGAGACGGACGGCCTGACCAAGCGCTTCGGCGACGTCGACGCCGTCGTCGACCTCGACCTCTCGGTCGGCGAGGGCGAGGTGTTCGGCTTCCTCGGCCCGAACGGCGCGGGGAAGTCGACGACGATCAACCTCCTGCTCGACTACATCCGGCCCACGAGCGGCCGCGTCGAGGTGTTCGGCATCGACGCCCAGGAACACCCGGCGCGGATCCGCGAACGCGTCGGCGTCCTCCCCGAGGGCTACGGGTTCAACGACCCGCTGACCGGCCGGGAGTATCTCGAATGGGCGATTCGGACGAAAGACGCCGCCGACGACCCCGACGAAAAACTCGACCTGGTGAGCCTGACCGACGACGCGGACCGGCTGGCCAAGAGCTACTCGAAGGGGATGCAACAGCGCCTGGCGTTCGCGATGGCGCTCGTCGGTGACCCGGACCTGTTGCTCCTCGACGAGCCCTCGACCGGCCTCGACCCCAACGGGGTCCAGGACATGCGCGAGATCGTCAGGGAGCAGGCCGCCGCCGGCACGACGGTCTTTTTCTCCAGTCACCACCTCGCCGAGGTCGAGGCGGTCTGTGACCGCGTCGGCGTGATGAACGAGGGCGAACTGGTCGCGCTCGACTCCATCGAGGGCCTCCGGCGGGACGCCGGCGGTCACGCCACGATCGACCTCGAGTGCGCCGAGCCGCCCACGGACCTCGGCGTCGAGACGCTCGACGGCGTCGTCGACGTGACCGTCGAGGACCACAGGCTTAGGGTCACCTGCGCGGATCCCGCGCGGAAGGTCGACGTGGTCACACACGTCGCGGACCGGGCCGAGGTCGTTGACGTGCTCTCCTCGACGGTGTCGCTCGAGACGCTGTTCAACGAGCTGACAAACGGCGGTCGCGGCGAGGACGAGGCCGCGGCGGAGGTGGTCCAGTGA